Genomic segment of Kibdelosporangium phytohabitans:
GAGGCGACCAGGCCGAGTGAGAAACCGCTCGCGGCGCAGACGGCGAAGATGCTCAGCGCCTTGTTGCGTGCGGGGCCTTCGTGGAACGTGGTGGTGATGATGGACAGCGCGGCCGGCGCGGTGAACGCGGCGGCGACGCCCTTGATGAACCGTGCGGCGATCAGCAGCTCCGGGCTGTCGACGGCACCGGCGGCGAGTGAGCCGATGGAGAAGATCGCAAGCGCGACAAGCAGAACGCGGCGCCGGCCGAGCAGGTCGGCCGCCCGGCCGCCGAGCAGCAGCAGGCCGCCGTAACCCAGGATGTAGCCGCTGACCACCCACTGCAGGGCGGCGGTCGTCATGTTCAGGTCCTCGCGGATGGCCGGAAGCGCCACGCCGACCATGGAAACGTCGAGAGCGTCGAGGAAGATGACGCCACACAGCACCACGAGCGTGCCCCACAAGCGCGGTCCCCAGCGCACATCCGAGGTGGAAGTAGTCGTTGACTCGATCACGGACGCCACTATTGCATGCACGCGCATACGATGCAAGCGCATTTAATGCTTGCGCATTAGATGCAGGTGCAGTGGTACAGTGGCTGCCATGGCCGCCGACGCTGACCGGCCGCTCGTCTGTGAGTGGCGGGATATGTTGTCTTTGCACGCCCGGACGTGGGGTGCGCTGGAGCGTGAGCTCAACGAGCGGCATGGCCTTGGTGCCAGCGAGTTCGAGGTGCTCGACCGGTTGATCGAGACCGACAAGCCGGACTGTCGCGTGCAGGAGCTGTCGGCGGGGATCCACCTGAGCCAGAGCGCGCTGTCGCGGCTGATCGCCCGCCTGGAGCGGGACGGTCTCGTGACCAGGGGCATGTGTCCCGACGACAGGCGGAACATCTTCGTCTCGCCGACCGAGGCCGGCCGGGCGCTGCACGCGGAAGCGGTCGGCACGCACCGCGCCGTGCTCGGTGCGGTCTTCGCTGCCGGGCGCAGCGTCGGGATCGGCTAGCGGCAAGGCTTCCGGTCATCGCTGTCTGATGTGGACGGTTTGGGTCGCGTTGCGGGCGAACGGGCTGTTCCCTATTCGGCATTACTGTCCACTGTCGACGGATAGGTCATCGGGTCTGCACGCTCCGTAGCGCTCGCGGCTGGCGATGTCCGCTGACGCGGGCATGGTGAACCGGGTGTGCGGAGGGTTCCGGGCGTTCGGTCAAGGGCGAATTGGCCCTGGTCAACTACTGCGAACGGACTATCTGATCATAGGATCATTCCGATGGCGTAGCCGGTTTTGCGCGGTCAGTGATTGTTCTGCTCCACAATCAGGCAGTGGCGGGGCCATTCTGGAGACAATCGAATTGTTCACCGACAAGGAGCGCATGGTTGCGTCCGGTAGCCATCACGTCGCCCGATTGGCCCATTCGATTGAACGCTGAACCAATCTGTGGCGAGTCGCACACGGGGATCGGTAGGCTTTTTCGGTGCCTCAGCGCGAGTCGATCTCGCCGCTCCCGGATGATTCGGATGTCGCGCACGGCGACACCATTCGTGAGCAAAACAAGCTTGCCCGGAAATGGGCGTACCTGATGTGCCACAACACATACATCCCGCTGTCCCAGCAGGAGCTGGAAGAACAGCTGCGGGACATGGTCGCCCGGCTGGTCACCGCGCTGCGCGCCGAACCCGTCGACACCGCGGCCGCCGACGAGGTCACCGAGCGGCTGGTCGCGATGAACTGCGCGGACAGCGTGTGCCTGCGGTGCACTGTGGACGTGCTCGGCCGCGGCCTGCTGAAGTCACCGCAGTTACGCGGCGCCGACCGGCTCGCCGAGAAGGTCATCACGATGATCGGCGCGATCTCGGCCAGTTATGCCCAGTCGATCCGCAATGCCGTCTTCCGCCAGCAGGAAGAAGTGGAACAGGCGCTGGTCATGGCCGTGCGGGACGCGCGGTGGAACCTCAAGGTCAGCGAGGCGCGGTTCGACGAGGTCGCGACCTGCTCGTCCAGCGGCATCGTGATCACGGACCTGACCGGCCGTTTCATCCGCGCGAACCATTCCTTCGGGCAAATCGTCGACTACACGACGACGGAGTTGGCCAAGCTCTCACTTTTCGATCTCGTGCACGCCGAGGAAGCGCCGTACCTGCGCGAGGCCTACCAGGCACTGCTCGACGGCGACCACGAACGTTTCCGGCACGGGCAACGCCTCGTCCGCCAGGACGGCGAATTCGCCCGCGTGTCGATGACCGCGACGCTGCTGCGTGACGGTGACGACCAGCCACGGCATTTCGTGACCGTCGTGGAGGACGGCACCGAACTGAAGCTCCTGCAGAACGAACTGAGCCGCCAGGCGCTGCACGACGTGCTGACCGGCCTGCCGAACCGGCAGTTCTTCACCACCCACCTGGAAAGCGTGTTGCGCCGGTCGGATCCGGCGTACGGCGTGACCCTGTACCACCTCGATCTCGACGCGTTCTCGTTGATCACCGGCGGGCTCGGCCGCAGAACGGGCGACCTGCTGCTGATCGCCGTGGCCGAGCGGCTCAAAGCCGTGCTGGCCGGGGAGAAGGCGATGGTGGCCAGGTTCGACGGCGACGAGTTCGCGATCGTCGTGGAGAACTCACCGTCCACACCGGACGTGCTGAGCATGATCATGTCCATCAACGAGGAACTGTCCGAGCCGGTGTACATCGAGGACAACGGTGTCGCGGCGACGGCGAGCATCGGCGTGGTGGACCGCCCGCCTCGCAACATGGACCCGTCCGAGCTGCTGCGCGCGTCGGACATGACCCTGCGGCGGGCCAAGAGCAACGGCCGCAGGCAGTGGGAGCTGTTCCACCCGGAGCAGCACGAGCGCGACCGGCGGACGTTCGGCCTCGCCGCGGCCATGCCGGGCGCGTGGGAGAACGGCCAGCTGTCGGTGGACTACCGGCCGATCGTCCGCCTGTCGGACAAGGAAGTCGTCGGCACCGAGGCGGTACTGCGCTGGGACCACCCCGAACACGGCCTGATGTGCGACGACCGCTGCCTGGAACTGGCCGAGGAGTCCGGGCTGATCCTCGCGCTCGGCCCGTGGCTGCTGCGCACGGCGTGCGAACAGCTGAGGTGGGACAGGACAATCCCGCTCAGCGTGAACCTCACCGCGCAGCAGTCGTCCGACGGCGACCTGGTCGGCGAAGTCGCCGCCGTGCTCAGGGAAACCGGGATGCCGCCGGAGCGGCTGTGGATCGGCATGCCCGTGAAGGCGCTGCTCGCCGACAAAGGCGAAGCCATGGACAACATGAAGTTGCTGGCCGACAACGGTGTGCAGACCGTCGCGGTGGATTTCGGCGGCACGTCGGGCGACATGGTGTGCGTGGAGGACCTGCCGTTGCGGGCGGTCCGGATCGCTCCGTGGCTGACCGCCCGCGAACCCGTCTCCGGGTCACCGGTGACGCACTCGTTGCTGGACATGGCCAGCCTCGTGCACCTGTCCGGCGCGCAGGTCATCGTGGACGGCGTCCACTCCGAGGAACGCGCGCAGTGGTGGCGCAACGCCGGAGCCGACTTCGCCCAGGGGGCCCTGTTTTCTTAGGTGGTGTCTCGGCCCCGGTGGTTCCGAGACACGACCCGGCTCACGAGGACCGCAGGTAGCCGCCCATGGTCTTGAAGTAGTCGGTCGCCGCGTACTCGGTTCCGTCCTCGGTGCGGACGCGTTCGATGACCAGGCCGCGGTTGCGCCCGTTGCGTGCGTCGGCACCGGCGACGATCACCACGCCGTCGCCTTCCCTGATGAAGATCCGGCCGGGTGTGCCGCCGTAGCAGGCCTTCGACACCGACGCCTTGATCACGCGGATCTTCTCGCCCTTGTGGAAGGTGAAGGCGTTCGGGTACGGGTCCGGCTGCGCCCGGACGAAGCGCTCGAGGTCCTCGGCAGGCCACGTCCAGTCGATCTTGCTGTCCTCAATGGACCGCTTGTGGAAGAAACTGGCCTTCGAACGGTCCTGTTTGGTCAGCTCGGCCTCGCCGGACGCGAGCAGCGCGAGCGCGTCGACGGTGATCGGGCCGATCAGGTCGACCGTGCGGTGGAACAGGTCGGTGGTCGTGTCGGTGGGACCGACCGGGATGGCCCGCTGCAGCACGATGTCGCCGGCGTCCAGCGTCTCGTCCATCATGTGCGCGGTCACACCGACCTCCGGCTCGCCGTTGATCACCGCCCAGATCAGCGGTGAGAACCCGGCGTACGCGGGCAGTAGCGAGTCGTGCACGTTCAGTGTTCCGCGCCGGGGCATGGTGTAGATCTCCGGCGGCAGCCAGGTGCGCCAGTTGTTGGCGACGATGATGTCCAGATCGGCTTCCTTGAGCCTGCGCATCAGCTCCTCGTCGTCCGGGCGGTTGCGCAGGAGTACCGGAACACCGTTTTCCTCGGCGAGATCGGCGACCGAGTCGGACCAGATCTTCTCGTAGGCGTGCTCGCTCTTGGGGTGTGTCACCACGAGCGCCACCTCGTGCTCGGATTCGAGCAACGCCTGCAAGGTGCGGTGCCCCCAGGTCTGGTACCCGAACATCGCGACCCGCATTGGGCCCCCTCCTTCGTCTGAGCGACGAGCGTCACCCTCGAATGTAGTAGTTGAGGCTGACCTTAGTTAGGTTAGGGTGACCTTGCATCTGTTGGTCAACGATGGGACGGGTATGGCAGAGCCAGCGGTCTACGACATCGTCGGGGTCGGCTTCGGTCCGTCGAATCTGGCACTCGCCATAGCGCTGACCGAGTACAACGAACGCGCGGGCAAACCCGTCACCGCGCAGTTCCTCGAACGCCAGCCGCGCTTCGGCTGGCACCGCGGAATGCTCATCGACGACGCCACCATGCAGGTCTCCTTCCTCAAGGACCTGGTCACCATGCGCAACCCGACGAGCCGATTCACTTTCCTGTGCTATTTGAAGGAACGCGGCCGTCTCGTCGACTTCATCAACCACAAGAACCTTTTCCCGCTGCGGATCGAATTCCACGACTACTTCGAATGGGCCGCCGCCCAGGTCGACGACCTGGTCGCCTACGGCCGCGACGTCGTCACGGTCACACCGGTTCCCGGCGGCGAGTTCTTCGACGTGCACGACTCCACCGGCGAGGTGTTCCGGGCCCGCAACATCGTGCTGGGCACAGGATTGCGCCCGACCATGCCGGAAGGCGTCGTCTCCGACGAACACATCTGGCACAACAGCGAACTGCTCCACCGGATCGACACCGTCGAGGACCCGCGGCGCCTGGTCGTGGTGGGCGCGGGGCAAAGCGGCGCCGAGGTCACGGCGTTCCTGCACGAGCGCTTCCCGCAAGCCGAAGTGTGCGGTGTCTTCTCCCGCTACGGCTACAGCCCGTCCGACGACAGCTCCTTCGCCAACAGGATCTTCGACCCCGACGCGGTCGGCGAGTTCTACGCCGCGCCGGAACACGTCAAGCAGCGGCTGATGGGCTACCACGCCAACACCAACTACTCGGTCGTCGACATCGACCTCATCGACGAGCTCTACCGCCGCGAGTACCAGGAAAAGGTGCGCGGGGCGCGGCGGCTGCGGCTGTTCAACGCCGCCCGGCCCGCCCAGGTCCTGCGCACCGAGAACGGCGTCCGGGTCACCGTGGAGACGCTCACCACGGGCGAGCGGACCGTGCTGGACGCCGACGTCGTCGTGTTCGCGACCGGATACCTTCCCGCCGACCCGGTCGGCAGGCTCGGCGAGGTCGCCGGATACTGCCTGCGTGACGACAGTGGACGGTTGCGTGTGGACCGTGACTATCGCGTTTGGACTGTCGACGACCTGCGCTGCGGGATCTACCTGCAGGGTGGAACCGAGCACACGCACGGCATAACGTCGTCGCTGCTGTCCAACACAGCCGTCCGCGTGGGGGAGATCCTCGACGCGATCGTGTCGAGGCGAGTGGACGAACCAACAGGGCAACCAGAGCTCGTCGTGAGTGGAGTTCGGTCGAAGTGACAAAGGATCAGTGATGTTGTTCTCGCCCATCGGGCGCAAGCTCGCCGCCGCGGTGCTGACCGCGGGTGTGGCCGTTTCCTTGTCCGCTTGCGGCAGTGGCCAGACCACGCCGGCACCGGCGCCCGCCGCCGGTCAAGCCACGTCCGGTGCGCCCGCCGCAGCGGCGTTCCCCGTGACCATCGAGCACAAGTTCGGCAGCACCACGCTCAACGCCGAGCCCAAGCGCGTCGTGACGGTCGGCCAGACCGACCACGAGGTCGTGCTCGCCTTCGGTGTCAAACCGGTCGGCGCGACGGACTGGTTCGGTGAGCGGCCGTTCGCCAACTGGCCGTGGATCGACAGCAAGTGGGGCGACGCGCGCCCCGAGGTGATCAGCGACGGCTCCGAGCCGAAGCTGGAGAAGATCGCGGCGCTGCGGCCGGACCTGATCATCGGCCAGTACGCCGGGATCAACAAGGAGCAGTACGAGAAGCTGTCGAAGATCGCGCCGACGGTCGCGCAGAACGGCAAGTACGAGGACTACTCGGCGCCGTGGCGGGAAACCACGCTCACCATCGGCAAGGCGCTCGGCAAGTCGGCCGAGGCGCAGAAGACGGTCGCGGGCATCGAGGCCAAGTTCGCCCAGATCCGCAAGGACCACCCCGAGTTCGGCGACAAGAAGCTGATCGTCGGCGACGGTTCGACGCCGGGCAAGTGGGGCGTGTTCTCGCCGAAGGACCCGCGTGTCACGCTGCTGGCCGAACTGGGCTTCAAGGTGGACCCGAAGCTCGACGGCAAGACCAAGGACGGCACGCCGATCGAGGTCGGTGACGAGGGACTCGACCTGATGGAGACCGATGTCCTGGTGATGCTGCCGGAGCGGGCGGACGACGTCACGCGGATCAAGCAGAACCCGGTGTACGCCAACCTCGCGGTGGCCAAGACCGACCGCGTGATCTACATGCCGTACCAGACACCGTCGACCGGTGCCGCGCTGTCGTTCGCGACCGTGCTCAGCATCCCCTACATGATCGACGAAGTGGTGCCGCCGCTGTCGGCCGCGGCGAAGAAACTCTGAGGAGCGCGAGATGACCAACCCGTTCGACGACCCGGACGGCACCTTCAAGGTCCTCGTCAACGACGAGGGCCAGCACAGCCTGTGGCCGGAATTCGCCGACGTGCCCGCGGGCTGGGCGGTCGCGCACGGCCCCGGCACCCGCCAGGCCTGCCTGGACTACGTCGAGGCGAACTGGACGGACATGCGCCCCAATTCGCTCATTCAGTCCATGTAGACAGGTATTTCTCAGACTCCTCTCACCATCGCGCGGCAAGCTGGGTGGTGAGAGGAGTTTTGCCATGAGTGCAGTGGGAGCCTTGCTCAGCCTGGTGCTGACGCTGTTCATCGTCGTGCTGGTGATCCGCGCCGTCCTGGACTGGACGGGTGTCCTCGCCGGTGGCGGCAGCGGTGTGGCACGGGCGCGTGGCGTGGTCCACGCCATTACGGAGCCGGTGATCCGCCCGGTCCGGCGTGTGGTCCGGCCGGTCCGGATGGGCGCGATGTCGTTCGACCTGGCGTTCACGTTGGTCTTCGTGGCCGCGGTGGTCCTGCGCGGCCTGGTGGGCTGGTTGTAGCAGCGCAAAGCGGTCGCCCGGTGATCCGGGCGACCGCCGCTTTCGTGCTACTTGACGGCTGCCGCGAGCTGCGGGACGTACTTCTCCAGCAGGAACGGCAGGCTGAGCACGGAAATGAACGACACGGAGCTGCCGTAGTCGGAGGCCTCGTCGATCAGGATGTCGCGCTTCTCCTTGGCCACCTTGAGGCTGCTGTAGACCGGGTCCTTGGCCAGCGCCTCCTTGGTCTGCGGCCCGGCGAGCCAGATCACCACGTCCTGGTCGAGCATCTCGGTCTGCTCCTTGCTGATCGAGATGCCGAACTTGTCCCCGATGACCTTGTCGAGCTGCTCCGGCGACTTGAAGCCCAGCGAGTGCAGCAGGCGCGTGCGCGGGTCGTTCGAGCCGTAGACGAAGTAGCCCTCCCACGTGGTGGCGATCACGGCCGTGGACTGCTCGAACTTCGGGTTCTCCTTGCGTGCCTTGGCGATCAGCGCCTCGGATTCGGCGATCAGCTTGTCGGCCTGCGCCGGCTTGCCGACGACCTGGCCGACCTTCCTGGTCATCTCCTGCCAGCCGATGCCGTAGTCCGGGAACTGCTTGGGCTGCGCCACCGTCGGCGCGATCTTGCTGAGCTTGTCGTACTGCTCCTGGGTCAGGCCCGAGTACAGGCCGATGATCGCGTCGGGGCGCAGTGCCGCGATCTTCTCCATCTGCGGGCCGCTGCCCTCGTCGACCAGCACGGTCGGTTTGGGGGCGCTGCCGAGTTTGGCGGTCGCCCACGGCGCGATGGCCCCTTCGTGCTTCTTGAGCCAGTCGGTCGTGGCGACCGGGACGACGCCGAGCGCCAGCAGCGCGTCCTGCTCCATCAGGCCGACGAGCACGATCCGTTTCGGCTCGGCCTTGATGGTGGTGCTGCCGTACTTGTGGTCGATCGTGACGGGGAACGCGGCAGCCTCCGGCGTGCCACCGGACTGGGGCGCCGCCGCCGGGGGCGGCGGCGTGGTCGATCCGGAGCCGCACGCGGCCAGCAACAGCAGGCACGCGGCCAGCAAATAGCGAATCATTGAACTAAACCCTTCATCGACTGCCCGGCCACGCGGGGTTCGGGATCCCCGTCCACGAGTGCGGCGGCCACCTGGTGTTTCCATACCCGAGGACTTCGGTTAGCCTAGCCTCAATTGTCGGAATCTTGGACCTGGTGGTGCGTGTGGTGAGCGTTACGGACCACGCGGAGCCCGCCCAGAAGAAGACGGCGCCGCGGGCGACCAGGGCCATCGGCCTCGTCGTCGCGCTCGCCGCCCTCGTCGTGGTGTGCCTGCTGAGCATCTGGTTCGGATCGAAGGACATCCCGTTCGCCTCGACCTGGAACGTGCTGTGGCACAACGACGGGTCACGCGACGCGGTGATCATCCACTCGGTACGGATCCCGCGGACCATCCTCGGCCTGCTGGTCGGGGCGGCGCTGGGCCTCGCGGGCGCGCTGATGCAGGCGTTGTCACGCAACCCGCTCGCCGAACCCGGCCTGCTCGGTGTGAACGCGGGTGGCTCGGCCGCCGTGGTGCTCGGCATCGGCGTCTTCGGTGTCTCCGGTGTGTCCGGTTACGTGTGGTTCGCGTTCTTCGGCGCGGGCGCCGCGACCGTCATGGTCTACCTGCTCGGGTCAACCGGCCGCAGCGGACCGACGCCCGACCGGCTCGTGCTGGCCGGAGCGGCCGTCAGCGCCGTGCTGTACGCGTTGATCCACGCGTTCCTGCTGTTGAACCCCTTGGCTTTCAACGAGTTCCGGTTCTGGAACGTCGGCTCGCTCAGTGGCCGCAACATGGACACCGTGCTGCAGTTGTTGCCGTTCTTCGTGATCGGCATCATGCTCGCGCTCGCGTTGAGCCGCTCGCTGAACGCGCTCGCGCTCGGCGACCAGGCGGCGATGGCGCTGGGTGCCCACATCGGACAGACACGGGTGCTCGGCGTGATCGCCGTGACGCTGCTGTGCGGCGCCGCCACCGCCGCGGTCGGGCCGATCACGTTCGTCGGGCTGGCCGTGCCGTACGTCGTCCGGCTGATCACTGGCCCCGACCAGCGCTGGATCCTGCCGTACACCCTGGTGGTCGCGCCGATCCTGATGATCGGGTCGGACGTGGTCGGCCGTGTGCTCAACCAACCCTCGGAGCTGCAAGTGGGCATTGTGACCGCGTTCCTCGGCGCGCCGGTGTTCATCTGGCTGTGCCGTCGCCGCCGGGTGATCAAGCTGTGAGCATCGACACGGCGGTGCGTGGCCGCTCGATCCGGATCGCCCGGCTGTCGCTGCGGCTGGACATCCGCGCCGCGGTGGTGTGCGTGGCCATGGTCGCGTCGATCGTGGTGCTCACGTTCCTGACGATGACCACCGGCGACTACCCGCTCACGGTGTCCGAGGTGGTGGACACCGTGCTCGGCCAGGGCCCGCCCGGAGCCGAGTTCATCGTGCTGGAACTGCGGCTGCCGAGACTGCTGACCGCGCTGCTGGTCGGCGGCGCACTGGGGATCAGCGGCGCGATCATGCAGCGGCTCACCGACAACCCCTTGGGCAGTCCGGACATCATCGGGTTCACGGCTGGCTCGGCGACCGGCGCGCTGACGGTGATCGTGCTGACCGACGGCGGCATGATGGCCGTCGCGGGCGGCGCGCTGGTCGGCGGTGTCGTCACGGCGATCCTGATCTACCTGCTGGCGTTCAAAGGCGGGGTGCAGGGTTTCCGGCTGGTGCTGATCGGAATCGGCGTGAGCGCGATGCTGTACGCCGCCAACGACTACCTGATCACGCACTCCTCGCTGCAGGACGCGATCGCCGCGACCGCGTGGCAGGTCGGCGGTCTCAACGGGCGCGGGTGGGAACACGTCGAACCGGTGGCGTGGTCGATGCTCGTGCTCCTGCCGTTCGCCGTGTTCTTCAGCCACCGCCTGTCGATCCTGCAAATGGGCGACGACGCGGCCAAAGCGCTCGGTGTGCGCGTCGAAAGCACCAGGCTGGTCCTGATCGCGGTGAGTGTCGCCCTCGCCGCGATCGGCACGGCAGCGGCGGGACCGATCGTGTTCGTCGCGCTGGCCGCGCCGCAGATCGCACGGCGGCTGACCGGAGCACCGGCCGCGGGGCCGCTCGCGGCGGGACTGATGGGTGCGCTGCTGTTGCTGCTCAGCGACTTCACTGTGCAGAAGGTGTTCTCACAGTCGCAGCTCCCGGTCGGTATCGCCACGGCCACCATCGGTGGCGTGTACCTCGCCTGGCTGCTCGCCGGCGAGTTCCGGCGCCGGTGACCCGGCGAGTGCGACAGCGACCGCCCCGAACGCGCCGACCAGCGCGAAAACGTAGAAGCCCCACGGGTACGCGACACCAGCGTTCAACAACGCCCCGCCGACAATGGGACCACTGATGGCGCCGAGCCTGCCCACGCCCGCGGCCATCCCCAGAGCGGTGGCCCTGTTCCCGTCCACATAGGTCCGTCCGATGTAGGCGTACACGAGAACCTGGGCGCTGAAGACGAAGCAACCCGTTACGAACACCGCGGCATACGCGCCGAACTGCGGCATCTTGACGCTCAGCAACGCCAAGAACACCGCTGCGGCGACGAACCACAACACGGTGGGCCGTCGAATGCCCGCCCGGTCGGCGACGGCACCCGCGATCAGCAAACCGACCACAGCGCCGACGTTGAGCGTCAACAGCAAGGCCAGCGCGGCGCCCAACTCGTAACCCGCGGACCGCATGATCTGCGGAAGCCACGTGTTCAGCCCGTACACCAGCAGCAAGCCCATGAACGACGTGACGCAGAACGCCACCGTCGACCGCGCGTACCCACTCTTGAACAACGAGGCGAACGCGCCGAGCGCGGTCCGCTTGTGCTCGAACGTCGCCGACTCCGGCAGGTACTTCACCATCAACGGCACGAGAACAAGCGCGGGAGCCGCGCCGATGACGAACATCGCCCGCCACCCGAGGTCGGGAATGATCAGGATGCCAAGCAACGCGGTGAGAACGGCGCCGACGTGATAGCCGGTCATGACCGTCGTCGTCGCACTCCCGGTCCGGCCACGGCGAGCGTGCTCGTTGACGATCGCGATGGCCGTCGGCAGACACCCGCCCAGCCCGAGCCCGGCGAGGAACCTGAGCAACCCGAATACGAAAACCGACGGCGCGACAGCGCAGAGCGCTGTGAAGAACGAGAAACTGACGACTGAGAGCACCATCGCCTTGCGCCGGCCCAAGGTGTCGGTCAGCGCGCCGACCGTCAGCGCGCCGATCATCATGCCGACGAGACCGAAGGTGGAAACGGTCGCCGCGCTCCCGGCGGTCAACCCCCAGACCTTCTGTTCCAAAAGGACGGGGATGACCGTGCCGAGCACGACCAGGTCGAACCCGTCAAGCAGAACAGCGCTCCAGGCAAGGGGAATCGCCCATCGGCGGTCAGCGGCATTCGGCATGTGTCGCTCCATCGCGTCGTCGAACTGCCGAGACGATAGGAGCGGATGGCCAGGATCACACCCCCGGCTTCCGCTGGACGGAAGCCGGGGGTGCGCGGCTCACTCGGGTGCCTGGAAGCCCCCGATCTCCCGTTCGAGCAGCTCGGCCAGCCGCAGCGGGGTGCGGTCCTCGAACATCGGGCCGACGAGCTGCACGCCCACCGGCAGTCCCTCGGCGGACCGGCCCGCCGGTACGGCGGTGGCGGGCAGGCCGGGCATGGTGGCCAGCCCGGCCCAGACGAACTGGTCGATGAACGGGTGGCTGACGCCGTCGATGTCGATCAGCCGTTCCCCGAGACTGGGGTTGAGCTCGTGCGGGAAGGCGGGAGTGGGCGTGATCGGGCAGACCACGACGTCGAATTCGGCGAAGAACTGCCGCCAGCCGTGACGGTGCGCCTCGCGCCGGTCGTTCGCCTGGACCCAGTCCCGGTGGCTGAACGCCCCGCCGCGCATCCGTACCGCGTCGAGACTCTGGTCGTCCTCGCTCAGCCCTGCCACGTGCTGCACCAGCTGTTCGTACCTCTCGGCGGGGAAACGTCCGGTGACGCCCGAGAACCACAGCTGCGCGTAGAGGATCGCGGCTTCGGTCAGGTCGGGCAGCAGCGAGCTGTGCCGTTCGACGCGGGCGCCGCTCCCGGCCAGTGCGTCAGCCACCCGGTTCACGCCCGCCCGCACAGCAGCCCCGGTCGGGATGTACGGGTGATCGTCGAGGATCAAGACCCGGAAGTCGCCCAGTCGTTCACGGCGTGCGGGTGGCAGCGCCAGGGTGTGCGCCATGCCGTGTGTCAACGGGTCCGGTCCGGCCATCACGTCGAACAGCAGCATGAGGTCACGGGCGGAGCGCGCCATCGGGCCGACGACGGCGAGGTCCAGGTCGACGGGCAGTGCCGGCGCGGGCGGCGCGACCATGCCGCGACTGGGCAGCAGCCCGAGCGTGGGCTTGTGTGCGTATATACCGCAGAAGTGCGCGGGGGTACGCAACGAACCGCCGATGTCGGAGCCGATGGACAGCGCGCCGAACCCGGCCGCCAACGCCGCCGACGACCCGCCTGACGAACCACCCGGCGTCCGGCTGTGATCCCACGGGTTGTTGGTGGTGCCGTAGATGTCGTTGCGGCTCTGGATGTCCTGCAGCCCCACCGGCACGTTGGTCTTGCCGAGTATCACCGCGCCCGCGTCCCTCAGCCGTGACACTTGCAGAGCGTCTTCTGCAGGCACATAGTCCCGGTGTTCCGGCACGCCCCATGTCGTCGGCAGCCCGGCCACGTCGTAGGACTCCTTGACTGTCACCGGGATGCCGAGCAACGGGCGATCCTCGCCACGGGCGCGAGCCTCGTCGGCGTCGCGTGCGGCGGCACGCGCCCGGTCGAAATCCGGTACGCAGATCGCGTTGATCGCCTTGTCGTCTCGTTCGATCCGGGCGATCGCCGCGTCGGTCAGGTCCACTGAGGTCAGTTCACCGGAGCGCAAGCAGGCCGTGAGTGCTTCGGCTGTCTGGAAGTTCGGATCCACGATCCCGACTGTAATCACGGGTCGGTGAGGGCATGAAATATCTTTTGGCGCAACGATTCCGGCGCTTATTCCGCCGACAGCGGCGCCAGCGTGTCGTCGCGGAAGTTGCCGGACGCCTCGATGCGCCCGTCGGTCACGTCGAACGGCCCGAACCGCCACGTCGGCACGATCCGGTTGTTGAGCACGCGGACGCCGACCGGGAATCCGTTGCCCTGGCTGCGAACCTGCACCGCGAAGTTCCCACCGGCCAGCAGGTTGTCCGCCACCAGGAAGTTGCGCGAGTCGCCCTGTTCGGT
This window contains:
- a CDS encoding methionyl-tRNA formyltransferase, encoding MRVAMFGYQTWGHRTLQALLESEHEVALVVTHPKSEHAYEKIWSDSVADLAEENGVPVLLRNRPDDEELMRRLKEADLDIIVANNWRTWLPPEIYTMPRRGTLNVHDSLLPAYAGFSPLIWAVINGEPEVGVTAHMMDETLDAGDIVLQRAIPVGPTDTTTDLFHRTVDLIGPITVDALALLASGEAELTKQDRSKASFFHKRSIEDSKIDWTWPAEDLERFVRAQPDPYPNAFTFHKGEKIRVIKASVSKACYGGTPGRIFIREGDGVVIVAGADARNGRNRGLVIERVRTEDGTEYAATDYFKTMGGYLRSS
- a CDS encoding putative bifunctional diguanylate cyclase/phosphodiesterase; protein product: MPQRESISPLPDDSDVAHGDTIREQNKLARKWAYLMCHNTYIPLSQQELEEQLRDMVARLVTALRAEPVDTAAADEVTERLVAMNCADSVCLRCTVDVLGRGLLKSPQLRGADRLAEKVITMIGAISASYAQSIRNAVFRQQEEVEQALVMAVRDARWNLKVSEARFDEVATCSSSGIVITDLTGRFIRANHSFGQIVDYTTTELAKLSLFDLVHAEEAPYLREAYQALLDGDHERFRHGQRLVRQDGEFARVSMTATLLRDGDDQPRHFVTVVEDGTELKLLQNELSRQALHDVLTGLPNRQFFTTHLESVLRRSDPAYGVTLYHLDLDAFSLITGGLGRRTGDLLLIAVAERLKAVLAGEKAMVARFDGDEFAIVVENSPSTPDVLSMIMSINEELSEPVYIEDNGVAATASIGVVDRPPRNMDPSELLRASDMTLRRAKSNGRRQWELFHPEQHERDRRTFGLAAAMPGAWENGQLSVDYRPIVRLSDKEVVGTEAVLRWDHPEHGLMCDDRCLELAEESGLILALGPWLLRTACEQLRWDRTIPLSVNLTAQQSSDGDLVGEVAAVLRETGMPPERLWIGMPVKALLADKGEAMDNMKLLADNGVQTVAVDFGGTSGDMVCVEDLPLRAVRIAPWLTAREPVSGSPVTHSLLDMASLVHLSGAQVIVDGVHSEERAQWWRNAGADFAQGALFS
- a CDS encoding lysine N(6)-hydroxylase/L-ornithine N(5)-oxygenase family protein, with the protein product MAEPAVYDIVGVGFGPSNLALAIALTEYNERAGKPVTAQFLERQPRFGWHRGMLIDDATMQVSFLKDLVTMRNPTSRFTFLCYLKERGRLVDFINHKNLFPLRIEFHDYFEWAAAQVDDLVAYGRDVVTVTPVPGGEFFDVHDSTGEVFRARNIVLGTGLRPTMPEGVVSDEHIWHNSELLHRIDTVEDPRRLVVVGAGQSGAEVTAFLHERFPQAEVCGVFSRYGYSPSDDSSFANRIFDPDAVGEFYAAPEHVKQRLMGYHANTNYSVVDIDLIDELYRREYQEKVRGARRLRLFNAARPAQVLRTENGVRVTVETLTTGERTVLDADVVVFATGYLPADPVGRLGEVAGYCLRDDSGRLRVDRDYRVWTVDDLRCGIYLQGGTEHTHGITSSLLSNTAVRVGEILDAIVSRRVDEPTGQPELVVSGVRSK
- a CDS encoding MarR family winged helix-turn-helix transcriptional regulator, with protein sequence MAADADRPLVCEWRDMLSLHARTWGALERELNERHGLGASEFEVLDRLIETDKPDCRVQELSAGIHLSQSALSRLIARLERDGLVTRGMCPDDRRNIFVSPTEAGRALHAEAVGTHRAVLGAVFAAGRSVGIG
- a CDS encoding iron-siderophore ABC transporter substrate-binding protein — translated: MLFSPIGRKLAAAVLTAGVAVSLSACGSGQTTPAPAPAAGQATSGAPAAAAFPVTIEHKFGSTTLNAEPKRVVTVGQTDHEVVLAFGVKPVGATDWFGERPFANWPWIDSKWGDARPEVISDGSEPKLEKIAALRPDLIIGQYAGINKEQYEKLSKIAPTVAQNGKYEDYSAPWRETTLTIGKALGKSAEAQKTVAGIEAKFAQIRKDHPEFGDKKLIVGDGSTPGKWGVFSPKDPRVTLLAELGFKVDPKLDGKTKDGTPIEVGDEGLDLMETDVLVMLPERADDVTRIKQNPVYANLAVAKTDRVIYMPYQTPSTGAALSFATVLSIPYMIDEVVPPLSAAAKKL